One genomic window of Halococcus hamelinensis 100A6 includes the following:
- a CDS encoding helix-turn-helix transcriptional regulator, with protein sequence MSERARVVAGLLCAVVLVSAVIAVVPVGAQPARTGVEDVTITGGGVIDTPETPNGSTYLWVDESINASVTVADRSAGTGNGNYGVCLQSQRPGRPNRALVDECESLALSSGTNDTVDFANVTWPANVTGRQTLVVEVRNRSIRSNTTVLDRERIPVTVLRRGGDFDRDGLTNTREVEAGYNVSNRDMDADTLLDGEEVNKYGSDPQNPDSDGDGIRDGVEIQRGTDPTRADSDGDGLSDSTERTLGTNPTSDLTPLWLAVAALVVIGLVVGGVVLLRRGWREVFARWRATDEDTDPNPPPETTEEPSPEPEASPEPPEPLTDADRVLALLRSHGGRMKQTRIVEETEWSKAKVSRLLSTMNDDGSIQKLSIGRENIISLDGHGPEAARREENASD encoded by the coding sequence ATGAGCGAGCGCGCGCGCGTCGTGGCGGGGCTGCTCTGTGCGGTGGTGCTCGTGAGCGCCGTCATTGCCGTCGTCCCCGTCGGTGCGCAGCCGGCGCGCACCGGGGTCGAGGACGTGACGATAACCGGCGGCGGCGTCATCGACACCCCCGAGACCCCCAACGGGTCGACGTATCTCTGGGTCGACGAATCCATCAACGCGAGCGTGACGGTCGCGGACCGTTCGGCCGGCACCGGGAACGGCAACTACGGGGTCTGCCTCCAGTCACAACGACCGGGTAGGCCGAACCGGGCGCTCGTCGACGAGTGCGAGTCGCTGGCGCTTTCGAGCGGCACGAACGACACCGTCGACTTCGCCAACGTCACCTGGCCGGCCAACGTCACGGGCCGGCAGACCCTCGTCGTCGAGGTCAGGAACCGGTCGATCCGGAGCAACACGACGGTGCTCGACCGCGAGCGGATCCCGGTGACCGTTCTCCGACGCGGCGGTGACTTCGACCGCGACGGGCTCACGAACACCCGGGAGGTCGAGGCTGGCTACAACGTCTCGAACCGCGACATGGACGCCGACACCCTCCTCGACGGCGAGGAGGTGAACAAGTACGGCTCGGACCCACAGAACCCCGACAGCGACGGCGACGGGATCCGCGACGGAGTCGAGATCCAGCGCGGGACCGACCCGACCCGTGCCGACAGCGACGGTGACGGGCTGAGCGACAGCACCGAACGGACCCTCGGGACGAACCCGACGAGCGACCTCACGCCGCTCTGGCTCGCCGTCGCCGCGCTCGTCGTCATCGGGCTGGTCGTCGGGGGGGTCGTACTGCTCCGGCGCGGCTGGCGGGAGGTGTTCGCGCGGTGGCGGGCCACGGACGAGGACACCGACCCCAACCCGCCGCCCGAGACGACCGAGGAGCCGTCGCCGGAGCCCGAGGCATCCCCCGAGCCGCCGGAGCCGCTGACCGACGCCGACCGCGTGCTGGCGTTGCTCCGGAGCCACGGCGGGCGGATGAAACAGACCCGGATCGTCGAGGAGACCGAGTGGTCGAAGGCGAAGGTCAGCCGACTCCTCTCGACGATGAACGACGACGGGAGCATCCAGAAGCTCTCGATCGGACGCGAGAACATCATCAGCCTCGACGGCCACGGCCCCGAAGCCGCCCGGCGCGAGGAGAACGCGTCAGACTGA
- a CDS encoding ABC transporter ATP-binding protein: MTAIELDGVTKRYGGGLGRGGGSVEALSDLDLRVREGEIYGFLGPNGAGKSTTIDVLLDFTRPTAGTARVLGHDAQEETLAVKERIGVLPDGFQTYNRLTGRQHLEFAIDSKNGDERPEAVAERVGIPDAIDRKAGGYSKGMTQRLVLGMALVGEPDLLILDEPSTGLDPTGAREMREIIEAERDRGATVFFSSHILGQVDSVCDRVGILRNGELVAEDSIEGLREATDTDATLVVEVDRVPDGVLDEVQSLSAVSDARAEGTTITVSCEDTAKTQVLGTIEDSGATVEDFTTEDASLEDLFVAYTEDGGPNSRRSTAPDGTEVRQ, translated from the coding sequence ATGACGGCCATCGAACTCGATGGAGTGACGAAGCGCTACGGCGGCGGGCTGGGCCGCGGTGGCGGGTCGGTCGAGGCGCTCTCGGACCTCGACCTCCGGGTTCGTGAGGGCGAGATCTACGGCTTCCTCGGGCCGAACGGCGCGGGGAAGTCGACCACGATCGACGTTTTACTGGATTTCACGCGCCCGACGGCGGGCACCGCGCGCGTACTGGGTCACGACGCCCAGGAAGAAACCCTCGCGGTCAAGGAGCGCATCGGCGTGCTGCCCGACGGGTTCCAGACCTACAACCGCCTCACGGGTCGCCAGCACCTCGAGTTCGCGATCGACTCGAAGAACGGCGACGAACGCCCCGAAGCGGTCGCCGAACGCGTCGGCATCCCGGACGCCATCGACCGCAAGGCGGGCGGCTACTCGAAGGGGATGACCCAGCGCCTCGTGCTCGGAATGGCGCTGGTTGGCGAGCCCGACCTCCTGATCCTCGACGAGCCCTCGACGGGGCTCGACCCGACGGGCGCACGCGAGATGCGCGAGATCATCGAGGCCGAGCGCGACCGCGGTGCGACGGTGTTCTTCTCGAGCCACATCCTCGGCCAGGTCGATTCGGTCTGCGACCGGGTGGGGATCCTCCGGAACGGCGAACTCGTCGCCGAGGACTCGATCGAGGGGCTCCGCGAGGCCACCGACACCGACGCGACGCTCGTCGTCGAGGTCGACCGGGTCCCCGACGGCGTGCTCGACGAGGTGCAGTCGCTGTCGGCGGTCTCCGATGCCCGTGCCGAGGGGACCACGATCACGGTCTCGTGTGAGGACACGGCGAAGACGCAGGTCCTCGGGACGATCGAGGATAGCGGTGCGACGGTCGAGGACTTCACCACCGAGGACGCCTCGCTCGAAGACCTCTTCGTCGCCTACACCGAGGACGGGGGGCCGAACTCGCGACGATCCACCGCCCCCGACGGGACGGAGGTCCGACAGTGA